A genome region from Trichosurus vulpecula isolate mTriVul1 chromosome 5, mTriVul1.pri, whole genome shotgun sequence includes the following:
- the LOC118851981 gene encoding olfactory receptor 4F4-like: MVEVNHSTVSEFVLLGLCDSLEHQIFFFVLILVLYLVIAVGNIFIVILVITDSHLHSPMYFLLANLSLVDLWLSSVTSPKMITDLHKENKTVSFGGCMCQNLFGHFLGGIETVLLVGMAYNYYVAICKPLHYTVIMSQSRYIWLVMISWTIGFVHSMSQLAVIVELPFCGPRIVNSFFCDIPLVIELACIDSYSLGILMNSDSGILAMTCFILLLISYIYILFTVTHYSKDGATKALSTCTAPVTVLVLFFGPCIFIYVWPVNITLVDKFLAVFYSVITPLLNPAMYTCRNKEMKVSLRRFKSQYGSSRWNL; the protein is encoded by the coding sequence ATGGTTGAAGTAAATCATTCTACAGTGTCTGAGTTTGTGCTGTTGGGACTTTGTGATTCATTGGAacatcagattttcttttttgttttgatcttgGTGCTCTACCTGGTCATTGCTGTAGGCAATATCTTTATTGTCATTTTAGTTATCACTGACTCCCATCTCCATTCCCCCATGTACTTCCTGTTGGCCAACCTTTCTTTGGTTGATTTGTGGCTTTCCTCAGTCACTTCTCCAAAGATGATCACAGACTTGCACAAGGAAAATAAAACCGTCTCCTTTGGGGGCTGCATGTGTCAGAACCTCTTTGGGCATTTTCTTGGAGGGATTGAGACGGTGCTGCTTGTTGGCATGGCCTATAACTATTATGTAGCCATATGCAAGCCACTCCACTACACAGTCATCATGAGCCAAAGCAGATATATTTGGCTTGTAATGATCTCATGGACTATTGGGTTTGTACACTCTATGAGTCAACTTGCTGTGATTGTTGAGCTGCCTTTCTGTGGCCCTAGAATAGTGAACAGTTTTTTCTGTGACATCCCACTGGTGATTGAGCTTGCCTGCATTGATTCCTATTCCCTGGGAATCTTGATGAATTCTGACAGTGGTATTCTTGCTATGACATGCTTCATTCTTTTACTGATCTCCTATATTTACATCCTTTTTACAGTCACCCATTACTCTAAAGATGGAGCAACCAAGGCACTCTCCACTTGCACTGCTCCTGTCACAGTGTTAGTGTTATTCTTTGGACCCTGCATCTTCATCTATGTGTGGCCAGTTAACATAACACTGGTGGACAAATTTCTTGCTGTGTTTTACTCAGTCATCACACCTCTCTTGAATCCAGCCATGTATACATGTAGAAACAAAGAGATGAAAGTTTCCCTCAGAAGATTTAAAAGTCAGTATGGGAGTTCTAGGTGGAATTTGTAA